Genomic window (Dictyoglomus thermophilum H-6-12):
CAATACCTTCAGCAATTCCTGTCACTACCTCAAATCCTTCTCTCATAGCACTGTTTTCGGTAAGACCTGCAGAGGCAAGTACAAGACCATCCACATAAGTAGAATAAACTGCAATAGTGCCTTTGTTCTCTCTTATTAATTTTATTTTATACAAATTAGCTCCCGCTATTCTTGCCTCAGCAGTAGCCGTTGAGGCAAGCATCACAGCAGTATTTCTTCTAGTATAAAAGTCCCTCTTTAAAGCACAATCTCCCACAGCAAAAATATCAGGATCAGAAGTCCTCATGTACTCATCAACCCATATAGCCCCAGTGTTTATAACCTCAAGTCCTGCTGTCTTTGCTAATTCAGAATTTGGCCTTGCTCCTATCCCCAAAAGTACCACATCCACATCTATCTCTCTTCCATCCTCAAGTCTTACTTTTCTAACCTTTTCATCTCCTATAAACTCAACTACTTTAGCATTAGTAAGGACATTAACTCCTTTCGATTTAAGTTTCTCCTCTACAAGTATGGAAAATTCCTCATCAAAAGACTGAGCAAGAAGATGAGGAAGCATCTCCACGAGATATACATTAATCCCTTGCAATTTTGAGACCTCATCTGCTATCTCTACCCCTATAAATCCTCCCCCAAGAATTAATACATTTTTAGACTTTCTTATCTCTTCGACTACCTCTTTGAGATAATCCAAATTCTTATAAATAGGGAATATATTTTTCTTTTCTATGCCTGGAATCTTAGGTATTATAGGAAGAGAACCTGTTGCAAGCACTAATTTCTCATAATAATACTTATCTCCTCCCTTGGTTTCCACATACTTCTCTTTTCTATTTATATTTACTGCCTCATCTACTAATACCTCTATTCCTGCATTTTCAAGCCCAGCATATCCCATTTTATTGTCTTCGGGCTTTTGGAGACTATAAAACATATAAGGAATACCACATGGAACCACACTATTTTGAACATTTCTCATAACAGTAATTTTTTTATCAGGATAATATTTTTTAGCAGTTGAGGCACAAACAATTCCTGCAGGACCTCCTCCTATTATAAGCACATCAGTTCTTTTATCCATAATCCTACCTCCTTTTATTAGGTATTTTCTTAGCTCAAATATTATACCATCTATTTACACAAATTTAATATTTAATTTAATATCAAACATTATGATGGGATAAAAATAAAGTGAATTTTAGTAAACTCATTACTATACTATATAAATCTCGCAATAATTGGAAGCTATAATTCAATAATTGATTATCTTTTAATGGCGTTTAAATGACCAATATAAAAAGGCCTTTGATAGGAACATCATAGGTATAACTCTTAAGAAATAAAAATAAATCCTTTGTAAAAAGAATTGTATTGTTAGAAAAGACCTCCATATAATATAAAGAGTAAGCATAAAACCTTTGATAAGTATGGAAAATTTTCCATAAAAGGTCTAAATCTTCAATAAGGTGAGCTAATTCTTTAACTTCATAGGTAACTATCTCCCTACCTATACGATTAAAATTAATTTTTTATCTCATACCATAAGCAATCTTATGGTATAATTTCATCTATGATTAAACTGTATTCAAGACCTTTTATTTTAATAGTCTCATTAATTCTACTCATAGCTATTTCAATTAAAATACATTATGAATTTAGTTTTGAAAAGGTTGAAAACTGGAATTATAAACAGCTTCAAAAGATAAATCCCAAAGTAAACTCTTTTACTTCCATAGTATTCGGAGATAATAAAAACTCAACAAAAGTCTTTAACAAACTAATTAAACAGGGTTAATAATGAAGAGTTATGGATGGAAGATCCCTATATTATGAGATGTTTTGGCCTTTTTATTACTCCTTTCATGTTCCACTCTCTTCACCTACCCCAGCAGGAGGAGCAGGAGCAGAACTTATTGGGGTAGATCCTCAACATGATTTTTATCACTATATAAAAGTCAATGTAACTCCAACTAATGTAGACTACGAGTTAGTTAAATTAAGTACACCCAGAAATGGCTTAAATGGAACTTTAAAAAATGACCAACTTTGGTGTTAATCAAACTGTATGCATTTCCCCCTCCTTAACCACAGCATAAGCAATAACTAAGTAAGCCCCTAGGTATATAATTCTGTCAATGTTGAAAACATTATACTCTCCTAAGACAAAATAAAATATTAGGCTAGATAAAGAAAGTAGAGATATGCCTAATGTTAATAGATAGTAATTTCTTGCAATCTCTCCTCCCCAAAAATGGGTGGTAATTGTAAGAAATAGAATCATAAATAAAACAAGTAAAATATAATTTTCTATGAGATAAATTATATTTGTAACCTTATCCCACACTGAGTAAGCACGATTTAATATTACAGGAAGAAAACCCACCTGTAGTATAAGCAAGAAAAGTAAAAGAGAATTAATTACCAATAAGAAATTTTCATTAAAAGTTAATCTTAATCTTAAAGAATTTCCAATAAAAACTATAAACATCAATAATCCTACAATATTAAAAATGAAGGAGAAAATCTTGAAAATCTCAGAAATATTTTCTTCCCTTAAGAAACTCAAAAAATCCCCCAATAAATATGAGGCTAAACCTGCTACAATAAACAACCATCCCAACCAAAATCTTTGACTTCTGTCCATCTTTAACAAATAAACCAACGCAAAGAGTAGGCCAATTATTTCTGCTAAAAGATAGACAAACTGGTAGACTGAATTATGTATATAAACGTTAAACAAAGGAAGAAAAGAGAGTAAAATTACCAAAAAAAGGCTAATAAAAAACACAATCTCTACAGCTCTAAGTCTATTCTCCATGACTCCCCCCTAAGAAATAATATTCTCTGGGCTCAAATAGGAAAAAAGAGTTGAAAGTTCAGGATGATCTTTTATTTTCTCATAGTAATTTTTATAAACCTCCGTATATCTTTCTGTAAGAAGTTTCTTCCCCCAAAATCTAACCAGTTCTTTATTTAGTTCTTTTATAAAATTAGCAAAAAGATTTACAGCCTCATACCAACTGTTTATAACATTTTGCTTTATCATAAACTGATCTTCTGCAAGAATAATAGAATCTCTCATTAAGCCATTTTGATTTAAGAAAACTTTTTCCAAAATCTTCTTCACCTTATCAGGATAAATTCCTGTACTTATATAACCTGTTACTAATTGATTCAAAAAATCTATAAGAGTTTCTATCAAGAAATCTATATTCTTCTCTATTTCTCCAAATTTTAAAGAGGGAAATTTAAACCCCTCAAATTCTTTTATGGACATATTATAAAAATAGAGATAACCAAGCTTAGAATTTAAATTTTGAATAAGTCCAATCTTTTCCTGATCTTCCACAAACTCCCCATCTCTCTCATTATAATACCCTAAATATTTACCATCATAAAAAAGAAAATGAAAATTATTTGCTTCCAAGATTAAGTTAAGATGAGAGACATTTGATTTTTCCAGACATTTATCAATAATACCCGTAGGATCAAAAATCTTAAGCTCGCCATTTAGAATCGGATTAGAAAATAACTTTAATAGAATGTTTTTAATAATTTCTTCTTCAAGATTGTACAAAGAAATAAAAGAGACCCTCATCATAGCATCAGTAATAAAGGAATCAATAGCTTCCTCATCCTGAAGAAGAAGTTCACCATCTTTATAGGTAAAAGCCTTCCTCGGTTCTCCCTCAGTAATTAATATTTGAGTTTTAATATCTGAGACCTTACCCTCTAATACTCCACTAAATTTTTCCATTCTTATCCAAGCCACAAGCTCTTTGAGATTAATAAGTCCTGAAGGAGTATCCTCATAGATTGGCTTTCCTTTTGGGAATTTCATCCTTCTTCTTTATCCCCCTTTTAATTTTATGTTTACCGTATAATAATATTGTCTTTAATATCATTTTAACATTTAACAATCATTTTAACCATAATATTTTATTCAATAAATTTCTTTTACATCATTTCGCCTTTACCTGAATTTATTGCTATAATAACTCCTATGAATTTGTGGGAATTATTTTTTGTGTTCCTAAAAATCGGATGGCTTACCCTCGGAGGGGGCTATGTAATGGTCCCCCTATTCTTGGAAGAGATCGTAAAGAAAAAAGGCTGGATGGATGAAGAGACCTTTTTACAAACCCTAACCCTTGCCCAGTTATTTCCAGGACCTATCGCCTTTAATCTTGCCGTTGCAGTAGGATATAAATTGAAAAGAATAAAAGGAGCCATTATCTCTGGAATTGCTGTGGTTCTTCCCTCTTTCATATCAATTCTTGTAATTGCTATATTCTTCTTAAACTTTGAGAAATCAAAAATAGTACAAGGACTTTTCTATGGCATAAGACCTGCCATTGCTTCAGCCATGGTAATTGCAGTATTAGAACTTATTAAAAAAAGAAAGTGGAGCAAATTAAATATAATTTCTTTTTTGTTTATGTCAGTACTGCTAATATTCTTTAAGGTTAATCCTATTTATTTAATTCTCATCTCCTTAGGAGTAGTGATTTTATGGGTATATATGAAGCATTAATAAAAGTATTTTTCAAAATAGGACTTTTTGGGTTTGGCGGTGGATATGCTATTATCGCTCTCATAAGATACTTAGTCGTATTAGAAGAGAAATGGCTTAATGATCTTGAATTTATCGATGTTGTTGCCATATCTCAAGTGACTCCAGGACCTATAGCAATTAACGCGGCAACCTTTATAGGTTATAAGATGGGAGGAATTTTAGGAAGTTTACTTGCAACCTTAAGCTCTGTCCTTGCTCCTTTTATATTAGTGCTTTTTGCTTCCTATTTTGTTCACAAAATAAATCAAGAAAAAGTTAAAACATACTTAACTTTGCTTTCTCCTCTTACATTCTCTCTCATTGTTGCTGGAACATATAGTATTTTAAAAAGTTCTGTTTTAGACTTTTGGGGAACTGTTATTTTTATCCTATCCTTCATTTTAGGCTATAAATACAAATGGAGTCTCACAAAAACCTTATTATTTACAGGCCTCTTAGGAGAGATCATTTACTTTTTAGTCAAATAGAATTATTGCGTAGTATGTAAAAATATGCTAAAATTTCACTATAGATAGGCTTAATTTTTATTAAGCATGAAAAATTGGAGGTTAAAGAATATGCTAAACTTATTAGAAGAATTGTTAAAACCTTTTTCAATCTTTGTTTACCCTCAATCTTTAAGAAAAATCAATGAGGAGTTATATATTTTTGTGGCCAAAATAAATAATACAAAAAATATAGGAATAATTAAGCAAAATCAATCTATTTACTTTTCAAATCCTTATTTTTCTGAGGACAAAAAAATAGAAAAAACAGGGTTCTCTGTAAACATTTATCCTTTAAATTTTGAAAATTATCAAAAATTAAAAGAGATAATACCTATAAATCCAAAAACATGTAATAAAAAGATCTCCTTTGGAACAGGAGATAGATTAGGACTTGTAACCTCCGCTCAACTCTCTGTTCTTAAAGATTACAATCTTTTCCCGATACTTGCCCAACAGTCCCCAAGAGAACTCATAAAAACCAAGAGAGATTTTAAAGATGTACTACTCAAAAGTGTCATAGGAGTATTAGAGATAGGTTACACAGACAGCTATGGAGCAGATGCAGATCATATAAAGGACGAAAAATATCTTATGGAAGCTATAGACGCAGGGTATACTATGTACACCCTTGATATAAGTGATTTTATTGAAAGAATTGAAAACCTTACTTCAAAAGAGATAAGAGAAAAATACGAAAAAATTTCTTCTTTTTCCAAAAAAATTATTGAAAAGTATGCAGGCAAAAAAATCAAAATCTCTAATGAAGAGTATTTCGAACTATCCTATGATGAACTCTGCAAATCTGCTATTGTTTACGAAAAAGCCCTATCTTTTGTAGAGATGGTATATGAAATCCTAAGAAGTAAACTTCTTGAATTTGATATAGAAGTATCAATTGACGAAGGAGAAAGAGATACTACCCCTGAAGATCACTTCTTTGTTGTCCAATTTTTACATGAAAAAGGAATTGATTTCAAGAGTTTAGCTCCCAAATTCCCAGGCGAATTTCAAAAAGGGATAGATTATATAGGAGATATTAAAAAGTTTGAAAATGAGCTAAAAAAACAATATGCCTTAACCAAGGCTCTAGAAGGATACCGACTGAGCCTCCATTCAGGTAGCGATAAATTTAGTATTTATAAAAGCTTCTACAAAATAACAGAGGGAAATTTCCATATAAAGACATCAGGCACTAGTTGGCTTGAAGCTGTTAAAACAATAGCAAGATATTCTCCTGATTTATTCCTTGAGTTATACCATATTGCTCTTGAAAATTTAGAAGAAAGTAAAAAAGCGTATAAAGTAAGCATAACTAAAGAGGAGTTTCCAAAAGAAATTAAAGAAGACTATATAGAATTTCTTAAAAAACCTAATGTAAGACAGTTATTCCATATCTCTTATGGAGTTCTCCTTGATGAAAAAAGAGAAGAAATATATGAGATATTGAACAAAAACGAGAAAGAACATTATCAGTATGTATCAGAAAATATTAGAAAACATCTAAAGAATTTATTTGAGGAGGAGTAATCATGTACCGTATTGCCATTGTAAACTCTAGCAGTTTTGGGAAATATTTTCCTGAACATATAGAGAGACTTAAGAAGATTGGAGATGTAGAAAGATTTACTCTCCCAGGAGATCTTCATGGGAAAGAATTAGCAGAGAAGCTAATGGGATTTAATATTATTGTTGCCAGTGTTACCCCATTTTATGATAAAGAATTTTTTGAATATAAGGATGAAACCTTATTAATTACAAGACATGGAATTGGATACAACAATATTGATATCAAATCTGCAACAGAAAAGGGAACCATTGTAACAAAGGTTCCTGGAATAGTAGAAAGAGAAGCAGTAGCAGAAACTGCTGTAGCTCTGCTTATGACGGTAATTAGAAAAATAAGAGAAGCTTCTTTGACAGCAAGAGAAGGAAAGTGGGAAGAAAGAGCTAAATTTATAGGATGGGAAGTAAAAGACAAAATAGTTGGAATAATAGGATACGGAAATATTGGAAGCAGAGTCGGAGAGATATTAAAAAATGGATTCAATGCAAAAATAATAGCCTACGATCCTAATATACCTCCCGAAGTACTTAAAGAGAAGGGAGTAGAACCAGTATCTCTTGAAGAACTCATTAGAAACTCAGACATTATTTCTCTTAATGCTTCTTTAAATGAAAAGAGCAGACATATGATCTCTGATAAAGAATTTTCCATGATGAAGGATAATGTAATTATTATAAATACAGCAAGAGGAGAGCTAATGGATGAAGAGGCTCTGATAAGAGCTATAAAATCAGGCAAGGTTGCAGGAGTAGGCCTAGATGTTATGAAAGATGAACCACCTGATCCCCAAAACCCTCTCCTTCATATGGAAAATGTAGTAGTTACTCCACATATTGCAGCCTATACCTATGAATGCCTGAAGGGAATGGGCGACAAAGTAGTAGCTGATGTGGAAAGAGTAGTAAACCAAGAAATACCTGAGGAAATAATAAATAAAGAAGTATTGGAGAGATTACCATGGATAAAGAAAAGTTAGTCTTAGCCGTTGATCTTGGAACAACTAACATAAAAACTGGATTAATCAATAGAGAAGGCAAGATAATATCTCTTGTCCAAAAAGAATTACCTCTCGAAAAAGACAGTACAGGAAAAGCAGAACATGATCCTGAGAAAATATTTAATATTTTCGTAGAAAGCATTAGAGAGACCACAAGAGGTTATGAGGATAAAGTTGGCATTTTAATAACCTCCTCCTATATGTTTGGACTATTACCTTTGGACAAAAATATGAAGCCTCTCACAGGAATCATAACCCTCCTTGATACACGCACAAAAGAGATATTTGAAGACCTTCTAAAAGAAGCAGATTTTCAAGAAATTTACAAGAGAACAGGATGTCCTCCCTTACTTTATTACCCCTTTGTAAGAATATATTGGTTAAAGAAAAAACACAGAGAGATTTTTGATTTGGCTAAATTTTATCTTGGCTCTAAATCTTTCCTAATATATAAGCTAATTGGAGAGCCTTATACTGAGCCGAGCATTGATTCCTCAACCCAACTTTTAAATATCCATACCTTAAATTGGGATCCTTACATACTTGATTTTCTTGGAATCACATACGAAAATCTTCCAAAGGTTGTTTCTGCAGATAAAATTCTTGGGACATTACCCAAAAGTACTCTTGATCTCTTAGGATTAAAGGGAGAAGTACTTCTTGCGGTAGGACTTTACGATGGTGGAGCAGTAGGTACTGGAATTGGAGCTTTAGGAGGAGATGGAATAGGAATAATTAATATAGGAACTACTGCTATGTTTAGAGTACCCCATCCAAAAGCAGTATTTGATGATCCTAAAAAAATGCGAATTCAAGTACCTTATTTCTTTGATAGTAAATGGTTCCCAGGTGGTGGAATAAATAACGCTGGAATAATACTAAAATGGTATAGAGATAATTTATTTAATTTGAATTATGAAGAACAAAGTAAAATAGCAAAAGATATAGAAACAGATAATCTATTCTTCTTACCCTATCTCACAGGGGAGAGAAATCCAGAAATAGGAAGTATTGCTTCTGGAGTTTTATTTGGATTGAGACCACATCACACCAAGGCCCACATAATAAGGGCAGGAATGGAAGGAGTTTCATATATCATAAGAATGCTTTATGAAACTTTAAGAGAGTTAGGAATAGAAGTAAAGGAAGTAAGATCAGGAGGAGGAGGAACAAAATCTGATACTTGGATGCAGATTCTTTCAGATATATTAGGAGTAGAGGTTGCAGTAACAAGGGTAGAAGAAACTGCCCTTCTTGGTTCTGCAATTCTCGGCTTTACTCTATTAGGAGAATTCTCCTCCTATAAAGAAGCTACAGAAAAACTTGTAAAGATTGAAAAAGTCTACATACCTAATAAAGAAAAAGCAGATTATTATAATAAAAAATTTGAATTTTTTACCTACCTAACTCATAATTTAAAAGAAGCTTTTTCTATACACAGTCAATTATAAAAGGGAGGTTAAAACTATGAAAAATTATGTAGGTTTAATAGGATTGGCTGTTATGGGTCAAAACCTAGCATTAAACATAGCAAGGAAAGGATATTCTATTTCAGTTTATAATAGAACTCCAGACAGGACTAAAGAGTTTGTAGAAAAAAGAGTAAAAGAAGAAAAGATCTATCCCTATTATGACTTAAAATCCTTTGTGGAAAGCCTTGAAAAGCCAAGAAAAATAATTCTAATGGTGAAAGCAGGGCAACCTGTAGACGATATGATCAACGAACTACTCCCTTATTTAGAACCTGGTGATTTGATCATTGACGGCGGCAATTCTTACTTCAAAGATACTTCCCGAAGAATTAGAGAACTAAAAGAAAAAGAAATACTTTACTTAGGAATGGGAGTTTCTGGTGGAGAATACGGCGCCCTACATGGGCCTTCTCTTATGCCCGGAGGAACAAAGGAAGCTTATAAACTTGTGGAAGAAATGCTTCTTAAAATTGCTGCAAAAACTGAGGATGGTCCCTGCTGTACTTATGTAGGAGATGATTCTGCAGGCCATTTTGTAAAAATGGTCCATAACGGTATTGAATATGCCATAATGCAACTCATCGCAGAAGTCTATGATGTGATGAGAAAAGTATTAAATATGACTTCGGAGGAAATTGGTGATGTATTCCAAACCTGGAATAACGGAGAACTAAATTCCTTTCTTATGGAAATATCTTATAAAATAATGAGGAGAAAAGATGAGGAAACAGGAAAACCTCTTGTAGAAGTTATATTGGATAAAGCAGAACAGAAAGGAACAGGTAAATGGACTTCTCAAACAGCCCTTGATCTTGGTATTCCAACCCCAACTTTAAACATGGCCGTAGAAGCAAGAATAATATCTCATTTTAAAGACTTAAGAGTAAACTTATCAAAAACACTGCCAGTGCCTAAAGAAAACTTATCTTTAAATAGAGAAGAGCTAATAAGAGACCTTGAAAAAGCTCTACTCTTTGGAGTATTTATATCCTTCTCTCAGGGACTCTGGCTAATAGATGAGGCCTCAAAAACCTTCAATTACAACATAGATCTATCAGAAGTACTGAGGATTTGGAAGGGTGGATGCATTATAAGAGCCAAGCTTCTGAACTTCTTAAGGGAAATCATAAAAGAGAATCCTCAAAATGCAAATCTTCTTGCTTCGGAAAAGGCAGTAAATTTCTTAAAGGATAAAATAGAATCCGCAAAGAGAATCTCAAACCTTGGAAAACTAACAGGAATTCCTCTTCTCTGCTTAAACTCTGCTCTTGACTACTATTTTGCCCTTGCTACAGAGAATCTTCCTGCAAATTTAATCCAAGCTCAAAGAGATTTCTTTGGAGCCCACACTTATGAAAGGATAGATAAAGAGGGAATCTTCCATACCGAATGGGAAAAACTCGAATAGGAGGTGAAAATAATGAGCTACGTTGAAGAACTTTTTTCCGTAAAAGATAAGGTGGCCTTCTTTACTGGTGGAGGCGGGATCTTAGCTTCTGCCATCTCTGAAGGTTTAGGAAAAGCAGGAGCAAAAATAGTCCTAACCGATATAAATGAGAAAGCTTTAATGACTCAAGTCGAAAAGTTAAAAAGTATGGGAATTACTGCTGAAGGTTTTGTGATGAATGCATTGGAAAAGGAAAATGTGAAAGAAGTTGCAGAAAAAGTTAAAAACATGTTTGGAAAAATCGACATTCTTCTTAATGCTGCAGGAGGAAATATCCCCGAAGCAGTTACTTCTGATAAAGTAACTTTCTGGGATCTTCCTATAGAATCCATCCAAAAAGTAGTAAATATAAATCTTTTTGCTGGTGCTATCATTCCAAGCCAAATAATTGGTAAGATGATGGTAGAAAACCCAGAAGGAGGAGTAATTATAAATTTTGCTTCTATGTCTTCTTTTAGGCCTCTGACAAGGGTAGTAGGATACTCTGCAGCAAAGGCTGCAGTGGCTAATTTCACTCAATGGCTTGCAGTATATGTAGCAAAAGAATTCTCACCCAAAGTAAGAGTTAATGCTATCGCTCCCGGATTTCTTATCACCAATCAGAATAGATACCTCCTTCTAAATGAAGATGGAACTCTTACTCCCCGAGGTAAAGCAGTAATTGAACATACCCCAATGGGAAGATTTGGAGAACCAGAGGAACTTATAGGAACTATAATTTGGCTTGCCTCCCCTGCTAGTTCTTTTGTCACAGGAGCAGTTATACCTATTGACGGTGGTTTTAATGCCTTCTCAGGAGTATAATTAAGAGGGGCAATGAAGCCCCTCTTATATTAAATATATAGGATTAGTAAAAGCTATTAGCTTTTTCCCTTCCCAAAATTCCAAATAAATATAGCCAGGATCTTTAACCTTTAAATGGAAAGCTCCTTTCTTAGTATTAGGTATTTTTATATATTCATCTCCGTTATATATAATTCTAAGCTCACTTTCTCTTCCACAAGCATATTTGAGTATTAGGTCTTCATCAAAATTTACACTATCTCCTATGGAATAATCATTTATATAAAACTCTATCTCTGGGCCCGAAGTAACATAAGCTCTACCCTCTTTAATAGCTTTTAAAATACTCTCCTCACTCAAATCCTCTACATACAAATAATTCACAGGTACATCTTCTTTTATATCCTCTATCTTATGCATATCCGAACTTCCAAGAGCAGTCACCCTAAATCCGTTTTTCAAAATCTCTCTCCATCTCTTTATTGACTCTGTAATTTCAAATCTTCTCCTCTCAAAGGATCCTGTCCATATCTCTATAGCATCTACAAAATTATAGTCAAGATAAATCTCACATCTACATCCCGGACACACAGGAGCTGACATAGTATAAGGGTGAGCAACACAAAAAATTCCACCTTGAGATCTTACCATCTCACTCAATCTTCTTATACCTAAACTGGGATTTACTAAATCCCAGGAAATATATTCCTTAAGACCTAAACCCAAAAAATGTCCCCAAAAAGTAGTAAATTCAATACCTCCATAAATAGGATAAAACTCCCACTCAATAGTATGAAAACCTGATATTTTATTGTGATCAGTAAGAAATATAAAATCAAGGCCTCTTTTTATACTAAATTTTATAAGTTCTTCTATAGATAACTCTCCATCACTATGATAGGAATGAAGATGAATATCACCTTTCACCCATCCACTTTTATCATAAGGCTCCCTTATCACAGGAGTATACGGAAGTATAACATCTTTAACCTTTGTTATTTCCTCTCTATTAAGATACACTACTATATTTAGAACACACTTTTTTAGAATCTGCTTTATCTCAAGTATTAATTGCCAAATTCCAGGCTTTATCTCTCCTGAGACACACCCAAGAGTACTCTCATAAGTCCCAATTTTTATTGGAATTCCTTTAGTAAATCTCTGATCTCCTGTACCTCTAAAATCTCCATCAGCATCTATAACTCTTAAATTAACTATATTTCTTAATGGAGAAAATTCTCTTATTATCTTATCCAATATCTCAGCAGATATTTGTTTTATGTCTAAAGGTTCAAAACCCTGTGATATATAATTTTTAATAGCCTCTCTTATCAATTTCTTAGATTCTTCATGAGATAAAAATTCAGGGTCAAGGTTAGCTTTGATAACTATCTCCTTAATACCTTCAGGAACCTCTAACTCTAAAGGAATAAGCTTTTTAGAGTCTTCAGGATATAACTCTATGTTGTAATGAAACTCCCTGCTCATACCCACTCTCCCTTAATGAGTGTATTATACCTTAACTTATATTTATGTTAAAATATATTTCTAAAGAGATGGGGAGGTGTAAATGATTAATAAT
Coding sequences:
- a CDS encoding CehA/McbA family metallohydrolase, translating into MSREFHYNIELYPEDSKKLIPLELEVPEGIKEIVIKANLDPEFLSHEESKKLIREAIKNYISQGFEPLDIKQISAEILDKIIREFSPLRNIVNLRVIDADGDFRGTGDQRFTKGIPIKIGTYESTLGCVSGEIKPGIWQLILEIKQILKKCVLNIVVYLNREEITKVKDVILPYTPVIREPYDKSGWVKGDIHLHSYHSDGELSIEELIKFSIKRGLDFIFLTDHNKISGFHTIEWEFYPIYGGIEFTTFWGHFLGLGLKEYISWDLVNPSLGIRRLSEMVRSQGGIFCVAHPYTMSAPVCPGCRCEIYLDYNFVDAIEIWTGSFERRRFEITESIKRWREILKNGFRVTALGSSDMHKIEDIKEDVPVNYLYVEDLSEESILKAIKEGRAYVTSGPEIEFYINDYSIGDSVNFDEDLILKYACGRESELRIIYNGDEYIKIPNTKKGAFHLKVKDPGYIYLEFWEGKKLIAFTNPIYLI
- a CDS encoding SDR family oxidoreductase; protein product: MSYVEELFSVKDKVAFFTGGGGILASAISEGLGKAGAKIVLTDINEKALMTQVEKLKSMGITAEGFVMNALEKENVKEVAEKVKNMFGKIDILLNAAGGNIPEAVTSDKVTFWDLPIESIQKVVNINLFAGAIIPSQIIGKMMVENPEGGVIINFASMSSFRPLTRVVGYSAAKAAVANFTQWLAVYVAKEFSPKVRVNAIAPGFLITNQNRYLLLNEDGTLTPRGKAVIEHTPMGRFGEPEELIGTIIWLASPASSFVTGAVIPIDGGFNAFSGV